Proteins from one Cyprinus carpio isolate SPL01 chromosome B15, ASM1834038v1, whole genome shotgun sequence genomic window:
- the LOC109067086 gene encoding clustered mitochondria protein homolog isoform X1, which translates to MVSKTDDIPASVPSCNPVDLAREGETANGKDTSKTALKDPCACGNRGDTAVMNGDASHDQAEEADSKQDGNADADPAEDANEQEVIVIQDTGFTVKIQAPGTEPFDLQVSPQEMVQEIHQVLMDREDTCHRTCFSLQLDGNVLDNFAELKSIEGLQEGSLLKVVEEPYTVREARIHVRHIRDLLKSLDPSDAYNGVDCNSLSFLSVFTDGDLGDTGKRKKKGNELEQIDCTPPEHILPGSKERPLVPLQPQNKDWKPMQCLKVLTMSGWNPPPGNRKMHGDLMYLYIVTVEDRHVSITASTRGFYLNQSTTYVFNPKPANPSFLSHSLVELLSQISAAFKKNFTALQKKRVQRHPFERIATPFQVYSWTAPQIDHAMDCVRAEDAYTSRLGYEEHIPGQTRDWNEELQTTRELSRKNLPERLLRERAIFKVHSDFAAAAMRGAMAVIDGNVMAINPGEETRMQMFIWNNIFFSLGFDVRDHYRELGGDAAAHAAPTNDLNGVRAYSAVDVEGLYTLGTVVVDYRGYRVTAQSIIPGILEREQEQSVIYGSIDFGKTVVSHPKYLELLEKTSRPLKVQRHAVLNEKDTAVELCSSVECKGIIGNDGRHYILDLLRTFPPDLNYLPVEGEELAPESQKLGFPRQHRHRLACLRQELIEAFVEHRYLLFMKMAALQLMQQKANKDKTAALHDTSTADAESESKPQALEASEKVPDGTPTSPTSSESTLTPDDAEATTVSENSAPENQETPADLKSEVPTENTNGTHEPSAAERQNGGCDSLLEGKEADENIPGLAQAKELAESLAAEDGSGIDPKSREVVLNACKAVGSISNTSFDIRFNPDIFSPGVRFSDDSTEDIQKQKQLLKDAAAFLVSCQVPSFVKDCLDHSSLPMDGATMTEGLHQRGINMRYLGTVLEFVDNMPAKAQLEHIYRIGISELITRCAKHIFKTYLQGVELSALSAAVSHFLNCLLSSFLDAVAHLPADELVSRRKNRKRRNRVPGGGDNTAWASLTPSELWKNITSEAQSYYHFNLQCESVDQAVEKYGLQKITLLREISIKTGIQILIKEYNFDSRHKPAFTEEDILNIFPVVKHVNPKASDAFHFFQSGQAKVQQGFLKEGCELISEALNLFNNVYGAMHVEICACLRLLARLNYIMGDHPEALSNQQKAVLMSERVLGIEHPNTIQEYMHLALYCFANGQLSTALKLLYRARYLMLVVCGEDHPEMALLDSNIGLVLHGVMEYDLSLRFLENALAINSKYHGPRSLKVALSHHLVARVYESKAEFRSALQHEKEGYTIYKNQVGEAHEKTKESSEYLKYLTQQAVALQRTMNEIYKNGSNASIMPLKFTAPSMASVLEQLNIINGIIFIPLSQKDLENLKAEVQRRQLMQDSGKIEEQQGGQLELDDKLPVDD; encoded by the exons GGAACCGTGGTGACACCGCAGTGATGAACGGGGACGCCAGTCATGATCAGGCCGAGGAGGCTGACTCCAAGCAGGACGGCAATGCTGATGCAGACCCTGCAGAGGATGCTAACGAACAGGAAGTGATTGTAATTCAAGACACTGGCTTCACTGTGAAGATCCAAGCACCAGGAACTGAACCCTTCGACCTTCAG GTGTCACCGCAAGAGATGGTGCAAGAGATCCACCAAGTTCTGATGGACCGGGAGGACACCTGTCACCGCACCTGCTTCTCCTTGCAGCTTGACGGCAACGTACTCGACAACTTTGCTGAGCTCAAGTCCATTGAAGGCCTGCAGGAAGGCTCCCTTCTCAAAGTGGTGGAAG AGCCCTACACAGTGCGTGAAGCTCGCATACATGTCCGTCACATCAGAGACCTGCTGAAGAGCCTGGATCCATCAGACGCTTACAATGGAGTGGACTGCAACTCCCTCTCGTTCCTCAGTGTCTTCACAGATGGAGACCTTGGAG ATACTGGGAAACGCAAAAAGAAGGGTAATGAACTTGAGCAGATTGATTGCACGCCGCCTGAACACATTCTGCCAGGCAGCAAAGAGCGTCCTTTAGTTCCTCTTCAGCCACAGAACAAAGACTGGAAG CCTATGCAGTGCCTGAAGGTCTTGACCATGAGTGGCTGGAACCCTCCCCCTGGCAACAGGAAGATGCATGGAGACCTCATGTATTTGTACATTGTGACTGTTGAGGACAGACACGTCAGCATCACTGCCTCCACTCGCGGATTCTACCTCAATCA GTCCACTACTTACGTCTTCAACCCCAAGCCAGCCAACCCCAGCTTCCTCAGCCACTCTCTAGTGGAACTGCTGAGCCAGATAAGCGCCGCCTTCAAGAAGAACTTCACCGCTCTGCAAAAGAAGAG GGTTCAGAGACATCCGTTTGAGAGGATAGCCACTCCCTTCCAAGTGTACAGCTGGACTGCACCACAGATTGATCATGCCATGGACTGTGTGAGAGCAGAGGATGCCTACACCTCCCGTTTGGGTTACGAGGAGCATATACCTGGCCAA ACTAGAGACTGGAACGAGGAGCTCCAGACGACCAGAGAACTTTCTCGTAAGAACCTCCCTGAGCGCCTGCTGAGAGAACGAGCCATATTCAAG GTTCATAGTGATTTTGCTGCTGCAGCGATGCGTGGCGCAATGGCGGTGATTGATGGCAATGTAATGGCGATCAACCCTGGAGAGGAAACGCGCATGCAGATGTTCATCTGGAACAACATCTTCTTCAGCTTGGGTTTTGACGTACGTGACCACTACAGGGAGCTCGGCGGGGATGCTGCCGCCCATGCTGCCCCCACCAATGATCTGAACGGGGTGAGGGCGTACAGTGCTGTGGACGTGGAGGGGCTCTACACCCTGGGCACGGTGGTGGTGGACTACAGAGGTTACCGTGTAACTGCACAGTCCATCATTCCTGGCATCTTGGAGCGTGAACAGGAGCAGAGTGTCATCTATGGCTCCATTGACTTCGGCAAGACCGTAGTGTCCCACCCCAAGTATTTAGAGCTTCTGGAGAAGACCAGCCGCCCGCTGAAGGTGCAGCGCCACGCTGTGCTCAACGAGAAAGACACCGCTGTAGAGCTTTGCTCCTCTGTGGAGTGTAAGGGTATCATTGGCAACGATGGCCGCCATTACATCTTGGACCTTTTGCGCACCTTCCCACCTGACCTCAACTACCTGCCGGTGGAGGGCGAAGAGCTCGCCCCCGAGAGCCAGAAGCTGGGTTTCCCCCGCCAGCATCGCCATCGCCTGGCTTGCTTGCGCCAAGAGCTCATCGAGGCCTTTGTAGAGCACAG ATATCTCCTCTTCATGAAGATGGCAGCACTCCAGCTAATGCAGCAGAAAGCAAACAAAGACAAGACTGCAGCCCTGCATGACACAAGCACTGCAGATGCGGAGtctgaaagcaaacctcaggcTCTCGAAGCATCTGAGAAGGTTCCTGATGGCACGCCAACCTCCCCAACTTCCTCTGAATCCACTCTGACCCCTGATGACGCAGAGGCAACGACTGTGtctgaaaactctgctcctgaaAACCAGGAAACCCCAGCAGATCTGAAATCCGAGGTTCCTACAGAAAACACCAATGGTACTCATGAGCCTTCAGCTGCAGAGAGGCAGAATGGAGGGTGTGATAGTCTCTTGGAGGGTAAGGAAGCTGATGAAAATATTCCTGGACTTGCCCAAGCTAAAGAGCTGGCTGAGTCCTTAGCAGCAGAAGATGGATCCGGTATTG ACCCCAAAAGTCGAGAGGTGGTCCTCAACGCTTGTAAAGCCGTGGGCTCCATCAGCAACACCTCTTTCGACATTCGCTTCAACCCAGATATCTTCTCTCCAG GCGTACGCTTCTCTGATGACAGCACTGAGGACATCCAGAAACAGAAGCAGCTTCTCAAAGATGCTGCAGCCTTCCTAGTGTCCTGCCAGGTCCCTTCTTTT GTAAAAGACTGTTTAGATCACAGCTCTTTGCCTATGGATGGAGCAACAATGACAGAAGGCCTTCATCAGCGTGGCATTAATATGCGTTATCTTGGTACTGTGCTGGAGTTTGTGGACAACATGCCTGCAAAAGCACAACTTGAACACATCTAC AGAATAGGAATCAGTGAACTGATCACCAGATGTGCAAAGCATATCTTCAAAACATATCTTCAG GGTGTGGAGCTCTCTGCTTTATCTGCTGCGGTGAGCCACTTCCTGAACTGCCTCTTGAGCTCTTTCCTAGATGCCGTGGCTCATCTCCCTGCGGATGAGCTGGTGTCCCGCAGAAAGAACCGTAAGAGACGTAACCGGGTCCCTGGTGGAGGGGACAACACTGCATGGGCCAGTTTGACCCCAAGCGAGCTGTGGAAGAACATTACCTCTGAGGCCCAGAGCTACTATCACTTCAATCTGCAATG TGAAAGTGTGGACCAAGCAGTGGAGAAGTACGGCTTGCAGAAGATCACCCTGCTGAGGGAGATATCAATCAAGACTGGCATTCAG ATCTTGATAAAGGAGTACAACTTTGACAGCCGCCACAAGCCGGCCTTCACTGAGGAGGACATCCTGAACATCTTCCCCGTCGTGAAGCACGTCAACCCAAAAGCCTCTGATGCCTTCCATTTCTTCCAAAGCGGGCAGGCCAAGGTTCAGCAAG GCTTTTTAAAGGAGGGCTGTGAGCTCATCAGCGAGGCCTTGAACCTTTTCAACAATGTATATGGAGCCATGCATGTGGAGATCTGTGCCTGTCTGCGCCTTCTGGCCCGACTCAACTACATCATGGGTGATCATCCTGAG GCTCTGAGCAATCAGCAGAAGGCTGTCTTGATGAGTGAGAGAGTGCTGGGTATCGAACACCCCAACACTATTCAAGAATAT ATGCATTTAGCTTTGTACTGCTTTGCCAATGGCCAGCTGTCCACTGCCCTGAAGCTGCTGTACCGCGCTCGCTACCTCATGCTCGTGGTGTGTGGGGAGGACCATCCTGAAATGGCTCTGCTCGAT AGCAATATTGGTCTGGTGCTTCATGGTGTGATGGAGTATGACCTGTCTCTGCGTTTCCTGGAGAACGCCCTGGCCATCAATTCCAAATACCATGGGCCACGATCCCTGAAAGTAGCTCTCAG TCATCACTTGGTGGCCAGAGTTTATGAGAGCAAGGCTGAGTTCCGCTCTGCACTGCAGCATGAGAAGGAGGGTTACACCATATACAAGAACCAG GTTGGTGAAGCTCATGAGAAGACGAAGGAGAGCTCAGAGTACCTGAAGTATCTCACACAGCAGGCTGTGGCTCTACAGAGAACCATGAATGAGATTTACAAGAACGGATCTAACGCTAGCATAATGCCTCTCAAG TTTACGGCACCAAGCATGGCCAGTGTTCTGGAACAGCTTAATATCATCAATGGCATCATCTTTATTCCCCTCAG CCAAAAGGACCTGGAGAATCTGAAGGCCGAGGTGCAGAGACGGCAGCTGATGCAGGATTCTGGGAAAATCGAGGAACAGCAGGGTGGTCAGTTAGAGCTGGATGACAAGCTGCCTGTGGATGATTAA